The following coding sequences are from one Nicotiana tomentosiformis chromosome 3, ASM39032v3, whole genome shotgun sequence window:
- the LOC104096238 gene encoding GDP-Man:Man(3)GlcNAc(2)-PP-Dol alpha-1,2-mannosyltransferase: MGYWLMLSAVIAVTVVIAQAVRLLLMVINGWRNRKKAVGVFHPYTNDGGGGERVLWCAVKAIQDENPNLDCVIYTGDHDASPDSLTGRALDRFGVKLIHPPKVVHLHRRKWVEETTYPRFTMIGQSFGSIYLSWEALCKYTPLYYFDTSGYAFTYPVARVFGCKVFSYTHYPTISLDMLSRVRGRSSMYNNDSLIAKSAILSRFKVVYYTLFSWLYSFVGSCAHLAMVNSSWTQSHIEKLWGIPARIRRVYPPCDTSRLQALPLEKSMKPPKIVSVAQFRPEKAHPLQLEAFAVAIKKLDQNLPRPIIQLVGSCRNEADEKRLQNLKDLAIKLNVDDHVEFHKNVMYSDLVTLLGGAVAGIHSMTDEHFGISVVEYMAAGAIPIAHNSAGPRMDIVLPEDSKQTGFLAQSVEEYAEAIIEVIKMPENERLEIAAAARKRASMFSEQRFYEDFKAAVRPIFCDGTK, from the exons ATGGGATATTGGCTCATGCTCAGTGCTGTTATTGCCGTAACGGTGGTAATTGCTCAAGCAGTGAGATTATTGTTAATGGTAATCAATGGCTGGAGAAATAGAAAGAAGGCTGTTGGGGTCTTCCACCCATACACCAATGACGGAGGTGGCGGAGAACGAGTCTTGTGGTGCGCTGTGAAAGCCATCCAAGATGAAAACCCAAATCTAGATTGTGTCATATATACAGGAGATCATGATGCTTCTCCTGACAGCCTTACTGGCCGTGCCCTTGATCGATTTGGAGTCAAATTAATCCACCCTCCTAAG GTGGTCCATCTGCATAGGAGAAAGTGGGTCGAAGAAACCACTTACCCTCGTTTCACAATGATTGGTCAAAGCTTTGGATCGATTTACCTTTCTTGGGAAGCTTTGTGCAAATATACACCCTTATATTACTTTGATACTAGTGGATATGCTTTTACTTATCCAGTTGCCCGTGTATTTGGATGCAAAGTTTTTTCCTATACTCATTATCCAACTATCAGTTTAGACATGCTATCTCGTGTTCGTGGGCGCAGTTCAATGTACAACAATGATTCCTTGATTGCCAAGAG TGCGATACTATCCCGGTTCAAGGTTGTTTATTATACGTTGTTTAGCTGGCTGTACAGCTTTGTCGGTTCTTGTGCACACCTAGCGATGGTTAATTCTTCATGGACCCAATCTCATATTGAGAAGCTGTGGGGAATACCAGCTCGAATAAGGCGCGTGTATCCTCCTTGTGATACTTCTAGGCTTCAG GCGCTTCCGCTGGAAAAGTCAATGAAGCCTCCGAAGATAGTATCTGTGGCTCAGTTCCGTCCAGAGAAG GCACACCCTCTCCAACTTGAGGCATTTGCAGTTGCCATCAAGAAGTTAGACCAAAATCTGCCAAGGCCGATTATCCAATTAGTGGGTAGTTGTAGGAATGAAGCAGATGAGAAAAGGTTGCAAAATCTGAAGGACCTAGCTATTAAACTGAATGTGGATGATCATGTTGAGTTCCACAAGAATGTCATGTACAG TGATTTGGTCACACTTTTGGGTGGTGCTGTAGCCGGAATCCATTCCATGACAGATGAGCACTTTGGCATAAGTGTAGTTGAATATATGGCTGCTGGCGCGATACCAATTG CACATAATTCAGCTGGCCCAAGGATGGATATTGTGTTACCAGAAGATTCGAAGCAGACTGGGTTCCTTGCCCAGAGCGTAGAGGAATATGCTGAAGCCATTATTGAAGTCATTAAGATGCCAGAGAATGAGAGGCTGGAGATAGCTGCTGCTGCGAGGAAGCGAGCCTCCATGTTCTCAGAGCAAAGGTTTTATGAAGATTTTAAGGCTGCTGTACGACCAATCTTTTGTGATGGTACCAAATGA